The DNA sequence TGACTATTCATCTTAATGTCCCACTCAGTGGATTTGAgacttacttctgaataaatataGTCTGAATGGTAGAACATTTTGAATTAGTCAAATTCTCTACCTTTTGAAGACTGAAGTATTTTGACTGGCAGCATCTAGTGAACTCTTGTCTTGAATTGTTTCCCCAATAGTAAATATTTGTACTTGGCTCTTAACTGATTTCCTTGTCTCCCACCAGGTGAAGCTGAATTGGCTGAGATTCCAGAAGGTTATGTACCAGAGCATTGGGAATATTATCCGGTGAGTACAAGACTGAAGGAAAATATATTGTATACCAGTTCTgagaagaaatattttgaaattgttAATGAGATGAGACCGATCATGTGAAGATGGCTCTGAAACCATATGGAAAATGTTTGGTGAGATCTTGGAAACCAGAAATTTGGCCGCGCATCCTTACCCTTCCACTTGAGCAAGTCATTCTTACATAGGCACAATTGTTGAACCAGAGGCGAGATTTCAATAGTGTGGGATTCTGGCAACAGCAGAAATAGCCATGGGAATCACATAATTTCCAGCCCtgtgttatttatttctcacataatCTGCATAGAAAGTCTTCTCCTTTTGACTGCTTCATGCCCTGATGTATTGGAAGGTTCAGTGCCATCCTACCAACTCATCTAATCCATGTTAAAGACTTCACTGTGGCAAGTGTAAGATGGCAAAGGTGTTCATGATACCtgacttgtttttctttttctgcagcATCCCATAACTCGGTGGATCTCTCGCTATCTCATGGATCCGCCTGAAAAGGAGTATGAAAAGGGAATGGCTGTGGTTTTTATTGAAGGAGAGAAAGCTGAGTTAAGGTAGGCAAAATTACTTATTTACTGGTTGCTTTCACAGCTTAATGGAGTCCTGAGCTATGGCTTCAGTTCTGAGTTGAAGGAAGAACTTAAGACATGATATTTTCAAGGGCACGCAGAGGTCTGATAGGTAGACTAACTGGAAATGGCTTTCTATTCCTGTCCCTGCTGTGCTGGTTTGCATCCAGCTAATGGATGTGCTAAGTATGTCTTTTCATACCTTGAATCACCTTGAAGATAAGCAGTTTCCTCTATGTCCGGAATCATTCCActgatgcagattgcagccagtgTCACTGTCTTCATGATTGCTGTGGCCACTTCATAACCCAGTGGCCAATCTGTGGGGGGAAAGCCTGTACTAGGCTTGTCCTTGGGTAGCAGACATGCAGCCCACCATTGTGTTTTTATTCAAAATCTCAATAGCTTGGCAGATCCCGGAAATCCAATTTTTACTTGTCCAATACATGCATTAAGAGTCTGTGGTCCAGAGCTTTCTGAAATTGAATTCTAAATAGACTTTGAAGAAGCCAAAGGGTGGGGTTCACAGGCCCCAGGTAGTCCCAGGCCACACTttcccgacccccccccccttttaaaataatacagtaatgtGATTTTTTTGGACTTTTTTTGCTGGAAAATAGCATGTAAAATCCCCCAAACAtgtaaaaaacatacaaaatacaaaatactccaATCTTACTTACACAGTTCCACCAGAACCTGACACTACCCCCAAATATGTCTGTTTTCCTCAGtagtccttctcaaaatggcaTCAGGGAGTAATGCAGTGTGACCCCTGgttgccattttgagaaggactaCTAAGGAAATTGGCTCGTTTGGCTTCCTGTTGATGAGTTTGCATCCTGTTTCAGAGGGAAAAGCTTGTGGGGAAAATTGACCCCTGCCAATTGGTCTCTTGCTCTTAGTTTCCATTGCAACTCCTTCCATACCAGGCTTTACTTCAGGGTGTCTGGAAGTAATTGCCTGTGTCTTAAaactgccaaaaaagaaaaatgaaactgGCAAAGAGTTCAGTTCTGTTTTGAAAAATTACTGGCCTATTTAAAAGGTGAACTGCCTTTCCAGAAGACACAATTCACCCCTTTCCCCAGAAAAGGGACATTTTAGAGGACTCCAGCAATGGTTAGGAGCTACAAATACAACCTGTGGCGAAGTGCATGTTTTCCTGGAGGTTCCCTTTGCCTGCTGCAGCTTTATGCAGTCACATGTGCCAATACCCAACTCCTGTATATGGAGAAAGGTTAAAGTCAACCAAGCTGCATTGTTCTCAATATCTTTAACGATAGAATTGTACATTATTATATGGACAAGAgaagttttgtaggtttgttcttgagttgaatttgcatgtaagtagGAACAGGTAAATTTTAGGTGTAACTCGGGCCAAAaacaaacgtgtgtgtgtgtgtgtgtgtgcaaactttggatagcatagggaagttttaacacccctgtggtgtttgtttttctgccagTATccccagaagatttcacctcactttctgtccctatgataattagaCTGTGgaaaatctggcttgttgtgaaaaggattggagataaagcttcagtggagacaccttctccccatgataataactcttttaggtgtgaatttcccttctgaggggtagattcctctcacttcctgttgtctcacccccccccccccccccgccgttcttaactatgaattatTTGTAAGTCAAAAgtttataactcggggactgcctgtatatactaGCCTTTCCCCATGTGCTTCCGTGTATGAGATCATTTAGAAGACTTAGACATTGTTAACTAGCCTTTGTGAGATATGCATACAAGTGTTAAATAGCGTATGGGCTATTTACTTTCTGCCTGTCAGATCTATCTCAATTAATTGCTCCCCTGTTTATATTTGATAGTGCTTTGGTTTGAGTAACAGGCAACACAATCCAAGCTGGTTTTGGCAACTATATTGGTCTGTTTAGAGGAAGGCTAATTATTCGGGTGCTGGCCTATTGTTCttgttctgtttttaattgtCTGACTTGCTTATCACGTTTTAAtgacaatttttattttaattccatagtttactatttttagcCTGTTTGGGTGAAAGGCCAGCATGCAAAttaagaactacagtagagtctcacttatccaaccttcacttatctaacgttctgtattatccaacgcagtctgccttttagtagttaatgttttcaatacattgcaatgttttggtgctaaatttgtaaatacagtaattactacataacattaccatgtattgaaccgctttttctgtcgatttgttgtaaaacatgatgttttggtgcttaatttgtaaaatcatttcgtaatttgacgtttaataggcttctccttaatccctcattatccaacatttttgcttatccaacgttctggtttatgttggataaaccagactctgctgtacttaaaTTTACAACTAATGTGTAGCCTTCCTTTCTATTTTCTCATTTTTGCTTTCTTGTTCTTTAACAGGAAGAAACTAAAGGAAGCTCGCCGCCTCATGCGACAAAGAGGTGATGGGCCATGGTTTCACTATGAAACCACTGGCACAAGCCTGATTGACTATTCTCCTAAATCAACACCCGATAACTAAGATTGTTCATCTCTTGATCCAAGTGTGAATCTGCAGACAACATCTGacttaatgtaatatatatatatagaaaatttCAAGTTTCAATAAATATTTCTGTTTCAGAAACCTGTTGTAATGTTTCAAGTACAATACATTCTTGACCATGCATACAGAAAGCAAATTTTGTGGGGTTACTCCAGGTATGAACATAGAGGAATGCTATCTTAGTGCCATAACACTGTGGACCAACTGAGTTTTGACTTGAGTCAGATCTTTACTAAATTAAGATTATGTCATGAATCTATAAAGTGCCTGTAAGTTTGGTATATTTTTGTCTATTTTTGTAGGATTTTTGAAAAAGTGTGATCTATGAAATGGTGGCTGAGATGGTGACACATTTGCTTTGTGATAGTTGTTGTGTGTACATaagttttgtttcatgcacaacatgatTAAAATAATAGCTAAAATTAGCATCAAACTTGTGTAgaagaaacatcaacaaattTCATGTTAAGACTTTAGCTCCATCTCCACATCTGTTTATGTATATGCAATCTTAAATACAGATCATTTCTGGTCCAAGCAATTCAAATAAGGGTACTCCGCCTATACCTTTTCCCCAAAAGTGGATGTGGAAATTATTGAAACCATTAGAGGGCAGCATTTCCTCAATCTCAAAGGACAACTATTTCTATTTAGCAATGAATAGAACTTCATTTCTGTTCAAAATATTAAACTACAATCTAAatatggaagaaaggaagagcaATATTTGGCACATCCTCTAGAGATGGGAGAGTATTTTGTTTCAATTCATTGGTCTgatcagaattattattatttatttatttatttacagtatttata is a window from the Anolis carolinensis isolate JA03-04 chromosome 3, rAnoCar3.1.pri, whole genome shotgun sequence genome containing:
- the ndufb5 gene encoding NADH dehydrogenase [ubiquinone] 1 beta subcomplex subunit 5, mitochondrial, which produces MAAMSLLLRTAASFAARRSSPASSLWGRFPLLGFKGAIAPVRHGSGGKRMFIINTTKFYDTRFLNLLRFYVLLTGIPVAVIITLVNVFIGEAELAEIPEGYVPEHWEYYPHPITRWISRYLMDPPEKEYEKGMAVVFIEGEKAELRKKLKEARRLMRQRGDGPWFHYETTGTSLIDYSPKSTPDN